A single genomic interval of Pyrus communis chromosome 7, drPyrComm1.1, whole genome shotgun sequence harbors:
- the LOC137738824 gene encoding small ribosomal subunit protein uS2-like, with product MATTAAAPRQLSQKEADIQMMLAAEVHLGTKNCDFQMERYVFKRRNDGIYIINLGKTWDKLQLAARVIVAIENPKDIIVQSARPYGQRAVLKFAQHTGANAIAGRHTPGTFTNQLQTSFNEPRLLILTDPRTDSQPIKEAALGNIPTIAFCDTDSPMRYVDIGIPANNKGKHSIGCLFWLLARMVLQMRGSLLPGHKWDVMVDLFFYRDPEEAKEKEEETAAIEYGNDFSAPVGGDWSAQISDAQWPTDASAPIPAAPGWTVEAAPVVADGWDSAVPPPQALATAPIVEGGVPAPTGWE from the exons ATGGCTACCACCGCCGCAGCACCGCGTCAGCTCTCTCAGAAGGAGGCTGACATTCAGATGATGTTGGCCGCCGAAGTCCATCTGGGCACCAAAAACTGCGACTTTCAGATGGAAAGATACGTCTTCAAGAGACGCAACGATG GAATCTATATCATTAATCTTGGGAAAACATGGGACAAGCTGCAGCTGGCAGCGAGAGTGATTGTTGCGATTGAAAACCCAAAGGACATCATTGTGCAGTCCGCAAGGCCATACGGTCAGAGGGCTGTACTGAAATTTGCTCAGCACACTGGTGCCAATGCAATTGCTGGCAGGCACACTCCCGGTACTTTTACCAATCAGCTCCAGACATCATTCAATGAACCCCGTCTTCTCATTTTGACCGATCCACGAACTGACAGCCAG CCTATTAAGGAAGCTGCTCTCGGAAACATTCCCACCATTGCTTTCTGTGACACTGATTCTCCTATGCGTTATGTTGATATTGGCATCCCAGCCAATAACAAGGGCAAGCACAGCATAGGATGCCTTTTCTGGCTCCTAGCAAGGATGGTCTTGCAAATGCGTGGTTCACTCCTTCCTGGTCACAAGTGGGATGTTATG GTTGATCTATTCTTCTATAGAGATCCTGAGGAGgccaaggaaaaagaagaagaaactgcAGCAATTGAGTACGGAAACGATTTCTCTGCCCCTGTTGGCGGTGATTGGTCTGCCCAAATATCTGATGCTCAGTGGCCAACGGATGCATCTGCACCCATCCCTGCAGCTCCTGGCTGGACCGTAGAAGCAG CACCAGTAGTAGCAGATGGATGGGATTCGGCTGTTCCACCACCACAGGCTCTGGCTACTGCCCCCATTGTTGAAGGTGGAGTTCCCGCTCCAACCGGCTGGGAATAA
- the LOC137740072 gene encoding protein SLOW WALKER 2-like: MADSKSKKSASNPEDIDHLRSDVASFASSLGLATSLPSSGFNDVDFRNPGPKKPQRKSKPAPIPNPTKNQKPNKPNFKPNENQKPKLTLSSLEENSSKDKARNFEKFKNLPKLPLMSANNLGVWYEEAEELEGKVLVGGKKMEVKNAEEWKGVVAKKKELGERLMAQYVADYESSKGKSGDIKLLLTTQRSGTASDKISAFSVLVGDNPIANMRSLDALIGMVTSKVGKRYAFAGFEALRELFLTSLLPDRKLKNLIQQPLNHVPETKDGYSLLLLWYWEECLKQRYERYVFALEEASKDMLPELKNKALKTIYVLLKNKSEQERRLLSALVNKLGDPKNKGASDADFHLSNLLSDHPNMKAVVINEVDSFLFRPRLTPQAKYHAVNFLSQMRLTHKGDGPKVAKRLIDVYFSLFKVLINEAAAGEKMDKKGKAWSKKPLSSNEDKSSSDSHVELDSRLLSALLVGVNRAFPFVSSNEADDIVEVQTPMLFQLVHSKNFNVGVQALMLLDKISSKNQIVSDRFYRALYSKLLLPAAMNTSKAEMFIGLILRAMKNDLNLKRAAAFAKRVLQVALQQPPQYACGCLFLLSEVLKARPPLWNMVLQNESVDDELEHFKDVREETDDNPTPLPEKQELDVELAHSNDAANSDHDSSEDDNESTASYSEGEGSDEAEEFFVTKDRNDSKPTPASNVQPPQASSEKPRLPGDYDPRRREPSYCNADRVSWWELTVLASHVHPSVSTMAKTLLSGANIVYNGNPLNDLSLTAFLDKFMEKKPKQSTWHGGSQIEPAKKLDMTNQLIGSAILSLGEEDVAPEDLVFHKFYTNKMNSSKKPKKKKKKATEDEGAADLFDVDGGGGDDSDNEEIDNMLDSAGVSIEADGDYDYDDLDQVANEDDEDLVANVSDTELDLASDSGEGEDFDAIADDGQSDDNDIDIGDADDDDIDLGDADDNDIDIGDADDDDIDIGDADDGIDGDEGKNVISTSKRKRGKSGASPFASLEEYEHLLNDDVPADKETRKKKPKSRKKRKSSD; encoded by the exons ATGGCGGATTCTAAATCAAAGAAATCCGCTAGCAACCCAGAAGACATAGATCACCTCCGGTCCGACGTAGCCTCCTTCGCTTCCTCTCTCGGTCTCGCAACCTCTCTCCCTTCCTCCGGCTTCAACGATGTCGATTTTCGCAATCCCGGTCCCAAAAAACCCCAAAGGAAGTCCAAACCAGCTCCAATCCCAAACCCCACCAAAAACCAGAAGCCAAACAAGCCGAATTTCAAACCCAATGAAAACCAGAAGCCGAAACTCACACTTTCTTCACTGGAGGAAAACAGCAGCAAGGACAAAGCGAGAAACTTTGAGAAGTTCAAGAACCTCCCGAAGCTGCCATTGATGTCGGCGAACAACTTGGGGGTGTGGTATGAGGAAGCTGAGGAATTGGAAGGCAAGGTGCTTGTGGGTGGGAAGAAAATGGAGGTGAAGAATGCGGAGGAGTGGAAGGGTGTGGTGGCAAAGAAGAAAGAGCTTGGAGAGAGGTTAATGGCGCAGTACGTAGCGGACTACGAGTCATCGAAAGGGAAGAGTGGGGATATTAAGCTTTTGCTTACCACACAGAGGTCCGGAACTGCATCGGATAAGATATCAGCATTTTCGGTGTTGGTTGGGGATAATCCCATTGCCAACATGAGGTCCCTTGACGCACTTATAG GAATGGTGACATCCAAAGTGGGAAAGCGATATGCATTTGCAGGTTTTGAAGCATTGAGAGAATTGTTTCTTACAAG TTTATTACCTGATCGCAAGCTTAAGAACCTCATACAGCAGCCATTAAATCATGTTCCAGAGACAAAAGATGGttattctcttcttcttctatgGTATTGGGAGGAGTGCTTGAAACAAAG GTATGAACGCTATGTTTTTGCTCTTGAGGAAGCATCAAAAGATATGTTACCTGAACTTAAAAACAAGGCATTGAAG ACTATATATGTGCTGCTAAAGAATAAATCAGAGCAGGAGCGTAGATTACTGTCTGCGCTAGTTAACAAA CTGGGAGATCCTAAAAATAAGGGGGCATCTGATGCTGattttcacttatcaaaccTTTTGTCTGATCATCCAAACATGAAG GCAGTGGTGATCAACGAGGTGGACTCTTTTCTCTTTCGCCCACGTTTGACTCCACAAGCAAAATATCATGCA GTTAACTTTCTGAGCCAAATGCGTCTAACTCATAAAGGAGATGGACCAAAGGTGGCAAAACGTTTAATCGAtgtttatttttcacttttcaaG GTACTTATTAATGAGGCTGCTGCTGGTGAAAAGATGGATAAAAAAGGGAAAGCATGGTCTAAAAAGCCACTCAGTTCTAATGAGGATAAGAGTTCATCGGATTCTCATGTTGAATTGGATTCACGCCTTCTGTCAGCTCTACTGGTG GGAGTCAATAGAGCATTTCCCTTTGTCTCTAGCAATGAGGCTGATGACATTGTTGAGGTCCAAACACCAATGCTTTTCCAGCTG GTTCATTCTAAGAATTTTAATGTAGGAGTTCAAGCATTGATGCTTCTCGATAAGATCTCATCTAAGAATCAAATCGTCAGTGATAGGTTTTACAGGGCCTTGTACTCAAAACTACTACTTCCAGCTGCCATGAATACTTCTAAG GCAGAAATGTTTATCGGACTTATTCTGAGGGCAATGAAAAATGATCTGAACTTGAAGCGTGCAGCTGCTTTCGCAAAGCGTGTATTGCAG GTTGCGCTTCAGCAGCCACCTCAATATGCATGTGGATGCCTCTTCCTCCTTTCAGAAGTTCTCAAGGCAAGACCCCCATTATG GAACATGGTGCTCCAGAATGAGTCAGTTGATGATGAACTTGAGCATTTTAAAGATGTTCGAGAAGAAACTGATGATAACCCCACCCCTCTCCCAGAGAAACAGGAACTCGATGTTGAGCTTGCACACAGCAATGATGCTGCCAATTCTGACCATGATTCTTCAGAAGATGATAATGAATCCACCGCCTCCTATTCTGAAGGTGAAGGTTCTGATGAAGCAGAGGAGTTTTTTGTGACAAAAGATCGAAATGATTCCAAACCAACCCCTGCTAGTAATGTGCAACCACCACAAGCATCATCCGAGAAGCCTCGCTTGCCTGGAGACTATGATCCACGACGCCGAGAACCCTCTTATTG TAATGCAGATCGTGTGAGCTGGTGGGAGCTGACAGTACTTGCTTCACATGTGCACCCTTCGGTTTCAACCATGGCAAAGACCCTACTCTCTGGGGCAAACATTGTCTACAATGGAAACCCGCTGAATGACCTATCACTTACTGCTTTTCTGGACAAGTTTATGGAGAAGAAACCAAAGCAAAGCACATGGCATGGTGGTTCACAAATTGAACCTGCGAAAAAG CTTGACATGACCAACCAATTAATCGGATCAGCTATTCTCTCATTGGGTGAGGAAGATGTAGCCCCAGAAGATCTTGTCTTCCACAAGTTCTATACGAACAAGATGAATTCTTCAAAGaaaccaaagaagaaaaagaagaaggcaaCAGAAGATGAAGGCGCTGCAGATTTGTTCGACGTGGATGGTGGTGGCGGTGATGACAGCGATAACGAAGAGATTGACAATATGCTGGATTCCGCTGGTGTTTCTATTGAAGCagatggtgactatgattacgATGATCTGGACCAAGTTGCcaatgaagatgatgaagacTTGGTTGCTAATGTCAGTGATACTGAGCTGGACCTGGCCTCAGACAGTGGGGAGGGAGAAGACTTTGATGCCATTGCGGACGATGGCCAGAGTGACGACAACGACATCGATATAGGAGATGCAGACGACGACGACATTGACTTAGGAGATGCAGACGACAACGACATTGACATAGGTGATGCAGACGACGACGACATTGACATAGGTGATGCAGATGACGGCATTGACGGGGATGAGGGGAAGAATGTTATAAGCACAAGTAAACGGAAGCGAGGGAAGTCTGGAGCATCCCCGTTTGCTAGTCTTGAAGAATATGAGCATCTGTTGAACGACGATGTTCCTGCTGATAAGGAAACTAGAAAAAAGAAGCCGAAATCACGAAAGAAGAGAAAGTCGTCCGACTGA
- the LOC137740073 gene encoding 17.4 kDa class III heat shock protein-like codes for MIRDADSSAFEAAVNHLLNFPEAIEKFMFPRAHETGNENKGASSIPVDILDAPREYIFFLDVPGMSKSDIQVTVEDDNTLVIRSKGKRKRDDGEEEGCKYIRLERKAVQKLLRKFRLPGNANVAAITAKCENGVLTLVVEKLPPPPKPKTVEVSIS; via the exons ATGATCCGAGATGCGGATTCGAGTGCGTTCGAAGCGGCGGTGAACCACCTGCTGAATTTCCCAGAGGCCATTGAGAAGTTCATGTTTCCTCGAGCTCACGAGACCGGTAACGAGAACAAAGGTGCGTCCAGCATTCCGGTTGACATTTTGGACGCTCCCAGGGAGTACATATTTTTCTTGGACGTGCCTGGCATGTCCAAATCTGACATTCAG GTGACGGTTGAAGATGACAACACTCTGGTGATCCGAAGCAAGGGGAAGAGAAAGCGCGACGACGGGGAGGAGGAAGGGTGCAAGTATATAAGGCTGGAGAGGAAAGCGGTCCAGAAGCTGCTGAGGAAGTTCAGGTTGCCCGGAAATGCCAATGTAGCAGCAATTACCGCTAAATGTGAGAACGGGGTTCTGACTCTGGTTGTCGAGAAGCTTCCTCCGCCTCCCAAGCCCAAAACAGTTGAAGTCTCCATCTCTTGA